From Miscanthus floridulus cultivar M001 chromosome 15, ASM1932011v1, whole genome shotgun sequence, the proteins below share one genomic window:
- the LOC136508418 gene encoding uncharacterized protein has product MGQCPCFGGSAQAAELERRAEAEADRRESQDARAKAAEAAQRRQAEYEKSAAGRAAKAQMKAMKESKTSNQGGEPVLKWQMGS; this is encoded by the exons ATGGGGCAGTGCCCGTGTTTCGGCGGGTCGGCGCAGGCGGCGGAGCTGGAGCGgcgggcggaggcggaggcggaccgGCGCGAGTCGCAGGACGCCCGCGCCAAGGCCGCCGAGGCCGCGCAGAGGAG ACAGGCGGAGTATGAGAAATCAGCAGCTGGAAGGGCAGCCAAAGCACAGATGAAAGCAATGAAGGAATCCAAGACATCAAACCAAGGAGGAGAGCCGGTTCTTAAG TGGCAGATGGGATCATAA